CGGGCAGAACAGCAGCGCCGGACCCATCGTGAACGTCATGCGCCCGTCTCCTCCTCCGGCCGGCACTGTACGAGCACGCTCCGGCGAGCGCGGGCGACGACGTCGCCGTGCTGATTGCGACCCACGTGATCCAGTGTGACGATCCCCTGGCCCGGACGCGAGGCCGAGAGCCGCTTCTCGGCGACGGTCGTCTCGCTGTAGAGCGTGTCGCCGTGGAACAGCGGGGCGGGGAACGCGACCTCGGAGAACCCGAGGTTCGCGACGATCGTGCCCTGCGTGAGCTGCGAGACGGATGCCCCGACGAGCGTCGCGAGCGTGAACATCGAGTTCACCAGGCGCTGCCCGAACGGCTGCTCGGCCGACCACGCGGCGTCGAGGTGCAGCGCCTGCGGGTTCATCGTGAGGGTCGAGAACAGCACGTTGTCGGCCTCGGTCACGGTGCGCCCCGGGCGGTGCAGGTAGCGCACGCCCGGCTCGAACTCCTCGAACCAGAGGCCCCGCTGCACCACCTCGCGCGCGGGCGCCTCGGGCTGCGCCGGCCCAGGGGCATCCGTCTCGTTCATGCCGTTCCTCCCGCTACGCCGCCAGGCCGAGCTCCCGCGAGATGACCATGAGCTGCACCTCGGTCGTGCCCTCGCCGATCTCGAGGACCTTCGCGTCGCGGTAGTGGCGGGCCACGGCGTTCTCGTTCAGGAAGCCGTATCCGCCGAACACCTGGGTCGCCGCGCGCGCGTTCTCCATCGCCGCATCCCCCGCCACCATCTTCGCGATCGACGCCTCCATCTTGAAGGGCTTCCCGGCGACCATCTTGCGCGCCGCGTCGTGCCAGCACAACCGTGCCTGCTGCACGCGCGCCTGCATCTTGGCGATCGTGAAGGCGACGTGCTGGTGCGAGCCGATGTTGGTGCCGAACACGTTGCGCTCCTTCGCGTAGCGCACGGCCTCCTCGAGGCAGCCCTGCGCGGCGCCGGTCGCGAGCGCGGCGAACGCGATGCGGCCCTCGTCGAGCGACTGCAGGAAGTTCGCGTAGCCGCGGCCGCGCTCGCCCAGCAGGTTGCCCGCGGGCACGCGGACGCCGTCGAACGCGAGCGGGTGCGTGTCGCTCGTGTGCCAGCCGACCTTGTCGTAGCTCTCGCCGA
This portion of the Agromyces rhizosphaerae genome encodes:
- a CDS encoding MaoC family dehydratase, whose product is MNETDAPGPAQPEAPAREVVQRGLWFEEFEPGVRYLHRPGRTVTEADNVLFSTLTMNPQALHLDAAWSAEQPFGQRLVNSMFTLATLVGASVSQLTQGTIVANLGFSEVAFPAPLFHGDTLYSETTVAEKRLSASRPGQGIVTLDHVGRNQHGDVVARARRSVLVQCRPEEETGA